A single region of the Salipaludibacillus sp. LMS25 genome encodes:
- the galT gene encoding UDP-glucose--hexose-1-phosphate uridylyltransferase, with the protein MIDKHLNELIHYAMKKKLIEADDAVFCKNQLMALLHLAESRVSPLDHERENVNLTTILDEVLNWAKENKRIKNNTVTERDLLDTKLMAVFMKRPSDVTADFHVIKREENVEQATAWFYKFNKDVHYIRRDRIEKNVSWRTETEYGKLDITINLSKPEKDPKEIEAAKQAATADYPSCVLCKENVGYEGRLNHPARQNLRTIPVQLQGEEWHLQFSPYVYYHEHAIVLSAKHEPMKITDKTFFRLLDFVKQFPHYFIGSNADLPIVGGSILSHDHYQAGKYEFPMAQAKEEESERLRDFENVTISKLKWPMSVLRVRGANHAKVAEASHMILQKWSVYNDESVDIISATGDTPHHTITPIARMRDGEFEMDLVLRNNRTSADHPMGIFHPHEHVHHIKKENIGLIEVMGLAVLPGRLKAELEELTTALLTENPEKEIASRDTIAKHIDWALDLKRRHPNMNQTNAQFILQEELGKVFETILTHSGVFKRDEKGQAAFLTFMRSLTS; encoded by the coding sequence ATGATTGATAAGCATTTAAACGAACTTATTCACTATGCCATGAAGAAAAAACTCATTGAAGCAGACGATGCTGTTTTTTGTAAAAATCAGCTGATGGCGCTACTTCATTTAGCTGAATCCCGTGTGTCTCCCCTCGACCATGAAAGGGAAAATGTGAACCTTACGACTATTTTAGATGAGGTTTTAAATTGGGCAAAAGAAAATAAAAGGATAAAAAATAATACCGTGACAGAACGAGATCTCCTCGACACAAAGCTCATGGCTGTTTTTATGAAACGTCCCTCAGATGTGACGGCTGATTTTCATGTTATAAAACGTGAAGAAAATGTGGAACAGGCAACGGCCTGGTTTTATAAATTTAATAAAGACGTCCATTATATAAGACGTGACCGAATTGAGAAAAATGTTAGCTGGCGAACGGAGACAGAGTACGGTAAGCTAGATATAACGATTAATCTCTCAAAACCGGAAAAAGACCCGAAGGAAATTGAAGCTGCTAAGCAAGCCGCAACGGCTGACTACCCTTCCTGCGTCTTATGTAAAGAAAACGTTGGGTATGAAGGGCGGTTAAACCACCCTGCTCGTCAAAATTTACGCACGATACCAGTTCAGTTACAGGGTGAAGAATGGCATCTTCAATTTTCTCCATATGTGTATTACCACGAGCATGCTATTGTTTTATCAGCGAAGCATGAACCGATGAAAATAACGGACAAGACATTTTTTAGACTCCTGGATTTTGTAAAACAATTCCCCCACTATTTTATTGGCTCTAATGCAGATCTTCCTATAGTTGGCGGATCAATTTTAAGCCATGATCATTATCAAGCGGGGAAGTACGAATTTCCAATGGCACAGGCTAAGGAAGAAGAATCAGAGAGGCTTCGTGACTTTGAAAATGTCACGATAAGTAAGTTGAAATGGCCGATGTCGGTTCTAAGAGTAAGAGGGGCAAATCACGCAAAAGTGGCTGAAGCAAGTCATATGATTTTACAGAAGTGGTCCGTTTATAATGACGAAAGTGTGGACATTATTTCTGCTACTGGGGATACACCTCATCATACGATAACACCGATTGCACGTATGAGAGACGGGGAATTTGAAATGGATCTAGTATTGAGAAATAACCGTACGTCTGCAGACCATCCTATGGGGATTTTCCATCCCCATGAACACGTTCATCACATTAAAAAAGAGAATATTGGGTTGATTGAAGTGATGGGACTAGCTGTTCTCCCTGGTAGGCTTAAAGCTGAACTAGAAGAACTTACAACCGCTCTTCTCACAGAGAATCCAGAAAAAGAAATTGCTTCACGCGACACAATCGCAAAGCACATAGACTGGGCTCTTGATTTAAAACGACGTCATCCCAATATGAATCAAACAAACGCTCAGTTTATTTTACAGGAAGAGCTTGGAAAAGTTTTTGAAACGATTCTGACACATTCAGGGGTGTTCAAACGAGATGAAAAAGGTCAGGCTGCGTTCTTGACATTTATGCGAAGTCTCACGTCATAA
- a CDS encoding TetR/AcrR family transcriptional regulator has translation MNQHKEGRIKEAGIKLFSEKGFEATSVQDIANECGMSKGSFYSYFKSKDALLVTILTHYYRMIEKKIKKVDQMGLQPREAFVIQLTHFYEGVYEHKEFIITHAYEQVPPLNATVKRMILHIQTKRRAFYRRSLYRIFGEQVTPYLWDLAIMLEGILHAFIRMFLQDEKELQVEELVKYAVNRIDSIVEGMIYNNEGPILQESEVIPPTNMFNMSLASVRSRVTDLITLIKDELQESPHIEEYRMSLDVIEEELARESPRQPVIKGMLSNLDDIKVVEVYIEELKRLLQITVQKTSTD, from the coding sequence GTGAATCAGCATAAAGAAGGGCGTATTAAGGAAGCGGGCATTAAACTTTTTTCTGAGAAAGGTTTTGAGGCTACGTCTGTTCAAGATATTGCCAATGAATGTGGCATGTCAAAAGGGTCTTTTTATTCCTATTTTAAATCAAAAGATGCTTTATTAGTGACGATATTAACGCATTATTATCGTATGATAGAAAAAAAAATTAAAAAAGTTGACCAGATGGGGTTACAGCCAAGAGAAGCATTTGTTATACAATTGACTCACTTTTATGAAGGGGTCTATGAACATAAAGAATTCATTATCACACATGCTTATGAACAAGTGCCACCGTTAAATGCCACTGTTAAAAGGATGATCTTACATATTCAAACTAAAAGAAGGGCGTTTTACCGTCGCAGTTTATATAGAATATTTGGTGAACAGGTAACACCCTATTTATGGGATTTAGCTATTATGTTAGAAGGTATATTACATGCATTCATCCGTATGTTCCTACAAGATGAAAAGGAGCTGCAAGTAGAAGAGCTAGTAAAATACGCTGTAAATCGCATCGATAGCATTGTAGAAGGTATGATTTACAATAACGAAGGGCCTATCCTGCAAGAAAGTGAAGTGATTCCTCCGACAAACATGTTTAACATGTCACTAGCCAGTGTTAGGAGCCGAGTCACTGATCTAATAACACTAATAAAGGATGAACTGCAGGAAAGCCCTCATATCGAAGAGTATCGCATGTCACTTGACGTGATAGAAGAAGAGTTGGCTAGGGAATCGCCTCGACAGCCTGTTATTAAAGGCATGTTATCTAATCTGGACGATATTAAAGTCGTAGAGGTTTATATAGAAGAGCTTAAACGTTTACTACAGATAACAGTCCAAAAAACTTCCACTGATTGA
- a CDS encoding cation:proton antiporter yields the protein MTIPELFGAGLVLLLLFFTGFFGAKMKIPDVIVYILLGIVVSNFLYDSHSLHFAGEIGIVLLFFMLGMEFPIKQLLNVAKKVMRAGILDVVLSFGITTAICLVMGVDVLSSLLIGGVTYATSSSITAKMLESSKRMANPESEFMLGLLIFEDLVAPILVAVLVGLTAGTAITTGTLSLLVLKVILLVAGAVLLGYFLFSKLGPFFDRHMTSDVFILFVIGVALSYGGLALYLELSEVLGAFLAGIMLAEVRRTHELEKLVVQFRDLLLPLFFLYFGTTISFSEGIPMVGLLLLITVWSIAAKIIVGFVGGQWYGLSKRVSLRAGLSLTQRGEFSIIIATLAAGSIKAFSSVFILSSAIIGIILFQCAPLISRKLYGRKKLREQSAPI from the coding sequence ATGACTATTCCTGAATTATTTGGAGCTGGACTTGTTCTTCTCCTCTTATTTTTCACAGGCTTTTTTGGAGCAAAAATGAAGATTCCCGATGTGATCGTGTATATTTTATTAGGGATTGTTGTTAGTAATTTTTTATATGACTCTCACAGTTTACATTTTGCAGGAGAAATAGGTATCGTCTTACTTTTCTTTATGCTTGGAATGGAATTTCCAATTAAACAATTATTAAATGTGGCTAAAAAAGTCATGCGTGCTGGCATTTTGGATGTAGTGCTAAGCTTCGGTATTACTACCGCTATATGCCTTGTAATGGGCGTGGATGTGCTCTCTTCTTTACTCATTGGAGGCGTTACGTACGCCACAAGCTCTTCTATTACAGCGAAAATGCTGGAAAGCTCTAAACGTATGGCTAACCCTGAGTCAGAATTTATGCTCGGCCTTCTCATTTTTGAAGACTTAGTGGCACCTATTCTAGTAGCGGTTCTCGTTGGACTCACAGCAGGAACAGCTATTACAACTGGCACATTATCACTTCTAGTATTAAAAGTAATTTTACTAGTTGCTGGTGCTGTGTTACTTGGTTACTTCCTGTTTAGCAAGCTAGGGCCTTTTTTCGACCGCCATATGACGTCAGATGTCTTTATTTTATTCGTTATCGGAGTCGCCCTTTCGTATGGGGGATTAGCTTTATACCTTGAGTTATCAGAAGTGCTAGGCGCCTTTTTAGCTGGTATTATGTTAGCAGAAGTCCGTAGAACCCACGAACTTGAAAAACTTGTTGTTCAATTTAGAGATCTATTATTACCGCTTTTCTTCTTATATTTCGGGACGACGATCAGCTTTAGTGAAGGCATTCCGATGGTTGGCTTACTATTACTTATTACTGTTTGGTCAATCGCTGCAAAAATCATCGTTGGATTTGTCGGTGGTCAATGGTATGGCTTGTCCAAGAGAGTGTCATTAAGAGCAGGACTTTCACTTACACAAAGAGGCGAGTTTTCTATTATTATCGCTACCCTTGCCGCTGGTTCGATTAAAGCATTCAGTAGTGTTTTCATTTTATCATCTGCTATTATCGGTATCATTTTATTTCAATGTGCCCCGCTGATATCTCGTAAGCTATATGGACGAAAAAAATTACGAGAACAAAGCGCTCCCATATAG
- a CDS encoding PAS domain-containing protein, with translation MLNIQNLKNKILEKTHLVFIVTDPDQEDNPIIYANEGFAALTGYSQEEVIGQNCRLLQGKDTDPDTIEKLNKAIKNRQPISVQILNYKKSGEAFWNLLHIDPIYLEDEDKYYFVGIQKDISDVKEAEQQLAKYHREIELLSVPLVPVKAGVSVLPLIGDIDERRVETIVNNVLTEMEKDEIETLILDFSGFTNMDESATTGIFQLNDLLKLKGIHLIITGITPKIAMRTNRYNIDLSRFTTFGSVKQAVEALEN, from the coding sequence ATGCTTAACATACAGAACTTAAAAAACAAAATATTAGAAAAAACCCACTTAGTTTTCATTGTCACAGACCCAGATCAAGAAGATAATCCCATCATTTACGCCAATGAAGGTTTTGCGGCTTTAACTGGTTATTCTCAGGAAGAGGTCATCGGACAGAATTGTCGCTTACTACAAGGGAAAGATACCGACCCAGATACCATAGAGAAATTAAATAAAGCAATAAAAAACCGCCAGCCTATTTCTGTCCAAATCTTAAATTACAAGAAGAGTGGAGAGGCTTTTTGGAACCTGCTCCATATCGACCCCATCTATTTAGAGGATGAGGATAAGTATTATTTTGTTGGGATTCAAAAAGACATTTCTGATGTGAAAGAAGCCGAACAACAGCTAGCGAAATATCATCGTGAAATTGAACTTCTCTCAGTACCGCTCGTACCAGTGAAAGCGGGAGTTTCTGTCTTACCATTAATCGGAGATATTGATGAACGTCGAGTAGAGACGATTGTCAATAATGTCTTAACTGAAATGGAAAAGGATGAGATTGAGACGCTTATTCTTGATTTTTCAGGGTTTACTAATATGGATGAGAGTGCGACGACTGGTATTTTCCAGCTCAATGATTTATTGAAGTTAAAAGGAATCCATTTAATAATAACAGGGATTACGCCGAAAATTGCCATGCGAACAAATCGCTATAACATCGATTTATCTCGTTTCACGACATTCGGTTCAGTGAAACAAGCGGTTGAAGCTCTTGAAAATTAA
- a CDS encoding ROK family transcriptional regulator yields MAAHLTGSFQLMKSLNRSLILNIIRTSGAISRSEIAKQTGLTPPTVTNIVNELLDEELVLESRAGTSNGGRKPILLTIKSDSRYIIGVDVGVKKVRLALTNLNANVLQRKLLPMPHTQVLTTEQFLDFLQQAIDTFLTENVTQKKKIIGIGVAMHGIVDHEQGIAIHAPTLKLERVPVKQMLEQAFNLPVRVENDAKALALGEKWFGAGRDVDHFVCLNVGEGIGGGIILNDHLFHGNNSLAGEIGHTKIDFNGPTCSCGNNGCFQTLASGQAVKERAHNYIKQGKKTSLAEVDLKDLDGQLIYKCAEEGDEIAKKVLEETGAYLGFGLLNIIHFLNPSMVIIGGGVSKSGKWILEPAKAVIQSYSLSREAARTTIGVSELGDEGSLIGACTLVLSELFSHTHSK; encoded by the coding sequence ATGGCAGCACATTTAACAGGAAGCTTTCAATTGATGAAATCATTAAATCGCTCACTAATCTTAAATATTATTCGGACCAGTGGTGCCATTTCCCGTTCTGAAATTGCTAAGCAAACGGGATTGACTCCTCCCACAGTAACGAATATTGTCAATGAACTTCTTGATGAAGAATTAGTATTAGAAAGTCGAGCAGGAACGTCAAACGGTGGGAGAAAGCCTATATTACTCACGATTAAGTCGGATAGTCGTTACATTATAGGTGTTGATGTAGGCGTCAAAAAAGTGAGGTTGGCACTCACTAACCTTAATGCAAATGTGTTACAGCGTAAACTTCTGCCTATGCCACATACGCAGGTGTTAACAACAGAGCAGTTCCTAGACTTCTTACAACAGGCTATCGATACTTTCCTTACAGAAAATGTCACTCAAAAAAAGAAAATAATAGGGATAGGTGTGGCGATGCATGGCATTGTGGATCACGAACAAGGAATCGCCATTCATGCTCCTACACTGAAACTTGAGCGTGTTCCTGTCAAGCAGATGTTGGAACAAGCATTTAATTTGCCAGTCAGGGTGGAAAATGATGCGAAAGCACTGGCTTTAGGCGAAAAGTGGTTTGGAGCAGGAAGAGACGTGGATCATTTTGTCTGCTTAAATGTTGGGGAAGGCATTGGTGGAGGCATTATTTTAAATGATCACTTGTTCCACGGTAATAATAGTCTCGCTGGTGAAATTGGTCATACAAAGATCGATTTTAACGGCCCAACGTGTTCGTGTGGAAACAATGGGTGCTTCCAAACATTAGCTTCTGGCCAGGCAGTTAAAGAACGGGCTCACAATTATATTAAACAAGGAAAAAAGACGTCACTAGCAGAAGTTGATTTGAAAGACTTGGATGGCCAACTTATCTATAAATGTGCTGAAGAAGGCGATGAAATAGCTAAAAAAGTTTTGGAAGAAACAGGGGCGTATTTAGGGTTTGGATTACTCAATATTATTCATTTTCTTAATCCTAGTATGGTCATTATCGGCGGCGGTGTTTCGAAGTCTGGAAAATGGATTCTAGAACCGGCTAAAGCTGTGATTCAATCCTATTCATTAAGTCGTGAAGCCGCTAGAACGACGATTGGTGTATCTGAGTTAGGTGACGAAGGTTCGCTAATCGGTGCTTGTACACTTGTATTATCTGAGCTCTTTTCTCATACTCATAGTAAATGA
- a CDS encoding sodium/glutamate symporter, whose protein sequence is MALSPEVVGFSFITLGVLLLIGKWLRVFTPVFQTFFIPSSMIAGLLGLLLGPEVLGLTGVHLFNNGGMFPESMIEVWSTLPGLLINVIFASLFLGMTLPSVKKMWKISGPQVTFAHVLSWGQYVVGITLALVLLSPLFGMNPAAGALLEISFVGGHGTAAGLAGTFESVGFEEGRDLAVGLATIGVLSGVFIGMILINWGARNGKTKVLNKPSDISQERKRGLITKENQEDEPAGSKTTHSEFIETLTVHLGYIGVAIALGYVMLEGLIRVEEALWMDDIEIVTHLPLFPLAMIGAVIVQLFLDKCVSYNVVDRGVINRIQGLALDLLIAAAIATLSLSVIGEYIFPFILMALFAIGWNLFAFLVIAPRVMPDYWFERAIGDLGQAMGMSAAGLLLIKLADPDTKSPAKEGFSYKQLLLDIFVGGGLVTAASVPLIVAVGPILTLIVATIIMTGWLILGVFYFGRKQA, encoded by the coding sequence ATGGCACTCTCACCAGAAGTCGTGGGCTTTAGTTTTATCACCCTTGGAGTCTTGCTGCTTATAGGGAAATGGCTTAGAGTTTTTACACCAGTTTTCCAAACATTTTTTATTCCGAGTTCAATGATTGCTGGACTACTTGGCTTACTGCTCGGCCCCGAAGTATTGGGCCTAACCGGTGTGCATCTTTTTAATAACGGAGGGATGTTTCCGGAATCTATGATAGAGGTATGGAGCACGTTACCGGGTTTACTTATTAATGTTATATTTGCTTCATTATTTTTAGGAATGACCCTTCCATCAGTGAAGAAAATGTGGAAAATTTCCGGTCCTCAAGTGACGTTTGCTCACGTCCTTTCATGGGGACAGTATGTGGTGGGAATCACCTTGGCATTAGTGCTTTTATCACCGTTGTTTGGCATGAATCCTGCGGCTGGAGCCCTACTTGAAATCAGTTTTGTAGGTGGGCATGGGACAGCAGCAGGCTTAGCTGGAACGTTTGAAAGTGTGGGGTTTGAAGAAGGGCGAGATCTAGCTGTAGGTTTGGCAACAATCGGGGTATTAAGCGGTGTATTTATTGGGATGATTCTTATTAACTGGGGAGCCCGGAATGGTAAAACAAAGGTTTTAAACAAGCCATCCGATATATCCCAGGAACGGAAACGGGGACTAATCACTAAAGAAAATCAAGAAGATGAACCAGCAGGGAGTAAAACGACCCACTCAGAATTTATTGAAACACTTACCGTTCATTTAGGCTATATTGGGGTGGCAATAGCTCTTGGATATGTAATGCTTGAAGGCCTTATTAGGGTAGAGGAAGCATTATGGATGGATGATATTGAGATAGTGACTCACCTCCCACTTTTTCCGTTAGCTATGATTGGGGCTGTCATCGTGCAGTTGTTTTTAGATAAATGTGTTTCCTATAATGTCGTAGATAGAGGTGTGATTAATCGCATCCAAGGGCTGGCACTTGATTTACTTATTGCCGCTGCTATTGCGACTCTCTCGTTAAGTGTCATCGGAGAATATATTTTCCCCTTTATACTAATGGCATTATTTGCCATTGGATGGAACTTATTTGCGTTTTTAGTCATTGCCCCGCGGGTTATGCCAGATTATTGGTTTGAACGGGCAATTGGTGACTTAGGGCAAGCAATGGGGATGTCTGCAGCTGGCCTGTTACTTATTAAATTAGCTGATCCTGATACGAAATCACCTGCAAAGGAAGGCTTTAGTTATAAACAGTTGCTTCTTGATATTTTTGTCGGAGGAGGGTTAGTCACAGCGGCATCTGTGCCACTTATTGTCGCAGTTGGGCCTATCCTAACTCTTATCGTTGCAACTATTATCATGACGGGGTGGTTAATACTAGGAGTGTTTTATTTCGGAAGGAAGCAAGCTTAA
- a CDS encoding galactokinase has translation MLEALVKGFQETFKTKEKPRVFFSPGRVNLIGEHTDYNGGYVFPCALSVGNYVAIQPRTDRKLRFFSANFEELGIIDGDLDALAFREEDDWANYPKGVLTVLEQAGYKGAKGFDAYFYGNIPNGAGLSSSASIELAMAVAWDALNNFGIDRIEMIRLCQRAENEYIGVNCGIMDQFAIGMGKEDHAVLLDCNTLEYKYAPVKLEGFKLVIANTNQRRGLADSKYNERRQECENALADLQQVVSIKNLCELTPDQFHKHQAVITDGTAKKRAKHAVEENARTIEAHKKLSEGDLVTFGELMNASHRSLKNDYEVTGEHLDALAESAWQEEKVLGARMTGAGFGGCTVNLVKEEGLDETLERIAKAYKERTGTETTFYVADIGGGTQELTTTK, from the coding sequence ATGTTGGAAGCATTAGTAAAAGGATTTCAGGAGACATTTAAGACAAAGGAGAAGCCGAGAGTTTTCTTTTCTCCAGGGCGGGTTAACTTAATTGGCGAACATACAGATTACAATGGTGGTTATGTGTTTCCGTGTGCCTTAAGTGTTGGGAACTATGTGGCCATTCAACCTCGTACAGATCGAAAACTGCGTTTTTTTTCAGCTAACTTTGAAGAATTAGGTATAATTGACGGCGATTTAGATGCATTAGCGTTTCGTGAGGAGGATGACTGGGCGAATTATCCGAAGGGCGTCCTTACCGTGCTTGAGCAAGCAGGCTACAAAGGGGCGAAAGGATTTGACGCTTACTTTTACGGAAATATTCCCAATGGGGCAGGGCTCTCCTCATCCGCTTCAATTGAGTTAGCCATGGCGGTAGCATGGGATGCGCTAAATAACTTTGGAATCGATCGGATTGAAATGATAAGACTTTGTCAACGTGCTGAAAATGAGTACATTGGTGTTAATTGCGGCATTATGGATCAGTTTGCTATCGGTATGGGGAAAGAAGATCATGCTGTTTTACTCGATTGCAACACATTAGAATACAAGTATGCCCCTGTGAAGCTAGAAGGGTTTAAGCTCGTGATTGCAAACACGAATCAACGAAGAGGATTGGCAGACTCTAAATATAATGAACGACGTCAGGAATGCGAAAACGCTTTGGCAGATCTTCAACAAGTTGTTTCAATTAAAAATCTATGTGAACTGACTCCAGATCAATTTCATAAGCATCAGGCAGTCATAACAGATGGGACAGCGAAGAAGAGAGCGAAGCATGCCGTGGAAGAAAATGCCCGAACAATTGAAGCTCATAAAAAATTAAGTGAAGGTGATTTAGTGACATTTGGTGAGCTTATGAACGCCTCTCATCGGTCACTTAAAAACGATTATGAAGTGACTGGCGAACATTTGGATGCGCTTGCAGAATCTGCATGGCAAGAAGAAAAGGTATTGGGCGCGCGAATGACGGGCGCAGGGTTTGGCGGATGTACTGTTAACCTTGTTAAAGAAGAGGGATTAGACGAGACACTTGAGCGCATTGCGAAAGCTTATAAAGAAAGAACAGGCACAGAGACGACCTTTTATGTGGCTGATATTGGTGGAGGGACCCAGGAGCTTACAACGACTAAATAA
- a CDS encoding metal-dependent hydrolase yields MRYYTHITTSLSTIILLGDVLPVTIPLDSTIALSGLVIGSVLPDIDESRSWLGRRISVVSTLINSLFGHRGLTHSGLILLLLLAGLFHFPHLFLQAMFTGAILHIAADFFSVGGIPLLYPFSRKRSQIGIYKTGAWSEGLLFLIGLAVIFSALLV; encoded by the coding sequence ATGAGATACTATACACATATCACCACATCATTATCAACGATTATTCTCTTAGGTGACGTTTTGCCAGTCACCATCCCTCTCGATTCTACAATAGCATTATCTGGATTAGTAATCGGGTCCGTTTTACCTGATATCGATGAAAGCCGCTCATGGCTCGGCCGACGAATCTCCGTCGTTTCTACCTTGATAAATAGTTTATTCGGGCACCGCGGGCTCACTCACTCCGGTCTAATCTTACTACTGCTTTTGGCCGGCCTTTTTCATTTTCCTCATCTATTTTTGCAAGCAATGTTCACAGGGGCCATCTTACATATTGCAGCTGACTTTTTTTCTGTTGGCGGCATTCCACTGTTATATCCTTTCTCCAGGAAACGCTCGCAAATCGGTATCTACAAAACAGGTGCGTGGAGTGAAGGACTTCTCTTTCTCATCGGATTAGCCGTTATTTTTTCTGCGCTATTAGTGTAG
- the galE gene encoding UDP-glucose 4-epimerase GalE, translated as MTVLVCGGAGYIGSHAVAELIAAGEDVVVIDNLQTGHAGAVLKEAVFYEGDLREESLLDKVFSQHKIESVLHFAADSLVGVSVEKPLDYYDNNVGGALCLVKKMHQYNVKHIVFSSTAATYGEAENVPIKEDEPTIPTNPYGETKLAIERMLAWCSEAYGMTYVTLRYFNVAGAHPVQDIGEDHRPETHLIPIVMQVALGQRDKIMVFGDDYPTEDGTCIRDYIHVKDLIQAHLLALTYLRDGGSSNTFNLGNGQGFSVKEVIDTVEKVTGQDISREIAPRRSGDPAVLVASSEKARSILGWTPKYADLETIIETAWQWHQRHPEGYDS; from the coding sequence ATGACAGTATTAGTATGTGGTGGAGCAGGTTATATAGGGAGTCACGCAGTAGCAGAATTAATAGCGGCAGGTGAGGACGTTGTCGTCATTGATAATTTACAAACTGGTCATGCAGGAGCTGTGTTAAAAGAAGCTGTGTTTTATGAAGGTGATTTACGTGAGGAATCATTGCTAGATAAGGTTTTTAGCCAGCATAAGATAGAGTCTGTTCTCCATTTTGCCGCAGATTCACTCGTCGGGGTAAGTGTGGAAAAACCACTTGATTACTATGACAACAATGTTGGAGGAGCCTTGTGTTTAGTGAAAAAAATGCATCAATACAATGTGAAACACATCGTCTTTTCTTCAACAGCAGCCACATATGGCGAAGCAGAAAATGTACCAATCAAAGAAGACGAACCAACAATACCGACTAACCCATACGGTGAAACTAAGTTAGCCATAGAAAGAATGCTTGCGTGGTGTTCTGAAGCTTATGGTATGACCTATGTGACGCTTCGTTACTTTAATGTGGCAGGGGCTCATCCAGTACAAGATATTGGTGAGGATCATAGGCCAGAAACGCATCTTATTCCAATCGTTATGCAAGTGGCTCTTGGACAGCGTGACAAGATAATGGTGTTCGGCGATGATTATCCTACAGAAGACGGCACATGTATTCGGGATTATATTCATGTCAAAGATTTAATTCAAGCCCATTTACTTGCCTTAACCTATTTAAGAGACGGCGGTTCGTCTAATACGTTTAATCTTGGGAACGGTCAAGGTTTCAGTGTCAAAGAAGTGATCGATACGGTGGAAAAAGTGACAGGACAAGACATTTCCCGGGAAATTGCTCCGAGAAGAAGTGGTGACCCAGCCGTTCTTGTGGCCTCTTCAGAAAAAGCACGCTCAATTCTCGGTTGGACACCAAAATATGCAGATTTAGAAACGATTATTGAAACAGCCTGGCAATGGCATCAACGCCACCCTGAAGGCTACGACTCTTAA
- a CDS encoding cation:proton antiporter regulatory subunit: MKFNMVNLPGVGKKLTFINGKNQMMGMVIHHSGKRELYFFEDADDDEAVFTFDLSSEETQHLGTHLLSATLDPIMNEKLERLQILRKKVIVEWLEISKKSSLVGISYETLTSMLPSGVSIVGIFQDDEFEVAPPNNMLMQKGHTIMVVGKRDPVEQFIDLCESEDI, translated from the coding sequence TTGAAATTTAATATGGTTAATCTACCAGGAGTAGGGAAAAAATTAACGTTTATTAACGGAAAAAATCAAATGATGGGGATGGTCATTCACCATAGCGGAAAACGTGAACTGTATTTCTTTGAAGATGCCGATGATGACGAAGCAGTCTTTACCTTTGATTTATCCTCTGAAGAAACGCAACATCTAGGCACACACTTATTAAGCGCTACACTGGATCCAATCATGAATGAAAAATTGGAAAGATTACAAATTTTGCGTAAAAAAGTGATTGTTGAATGGCTAGAAATAAGTAAAAAATCATCGTTAGTAGGGATATCCTATGAGACCCTCACATCCATGCTTCCCAGTGGCGTCTCCATCGTCGGTATTTTTCAAGATGACGAGTTTGAAGTAGCCCCGCCTAATAATATGCTCATGCAAAAGGGTCATACCATTATGGTTGTAGGAAAAAGAGACCCTGTTGAACAGTTTATTGACCTGTGTGAAAGTGAGGATATTTAA
- a CDS encoding Dps family protein: MASKNLTQEMNHQLANWNVLNTKLHNYHWYVTGPSFFTLHEKFEEFYNEAATNIDEIAERILTIGDSPIATLKEYLNEASIKEATGDETPADMVAALVTDFETISDESAQLIDVAEDNKDDVTADMFIAIKSSIEQHIWMLNAYLGNKKSSRRRTTV; encoded by the coding sequence ATGGCAAGCAAAAATTTAACACAGGAAATGAATCATCAATTAGCAAATTGGAATGTATTAAACACGAAGCTTCACAACTATCACTGGTATGTTACCGGCCCAAGTTTTTTTACTCTTCATGAGAAATTTGAAGAATTTTACAACGAAGCTGCCACAAATATTGATGAGATAGCAGAACGTATTTTAACGATCGGTGACAGTCCCATTGCCACATTAAAAGAGTATTTGAATGAAGCTTCTATTAAAGAAGCGACTGGTGATGAAACACCAGCTGACATGGTAGCAGCGTTAGTAACAGATTTTGAAACAATTAGTGATGAATCCGCACAGCTTATCGACGTGGCTGAAGATAACAAAGATGATGTGACAGCAGACATGTTCATTGCCATTAAATCCTCAATCGAACAACATATTTGGATGTTAAACGCTTATCTAGGCAATAAAAAAAGCTCTAGACGCCGTACTACAGTTTAA